A single region of the Rhodococcus sp. W8901 genome encodes:
- a CDS encoding alpha/beta hydrolase family protein, with protein MSALDEPVLLDTDGVYGYLHRPAGDAVGKLVLAHGAGGDCEAKLLQAMAAGFAERGLLVLRYNLPFRQRQPSGPPNRARAAADRDGIVAAADAIRALADGPMILAGHSYGGRQSTMLAAERPEVADGLVLLSYPLHSPGKPEKQRTEHLPQLRTPSLFVHGDRDPFGTPDEVRAALELIPAEHPLLLIEGGRHGLDPDRADVVARTVTAATELFALPAVR; from the coding sequence ATGAGCGCGCTCGACGAACCGGTCCTCCTCGACACCGACGGGGTGTACGGCTACCTGCACCGCCCCGCAGGCGACGCGGTCGGCAAGCTGGTCCTCGCCCACGGTGCCGGCGGCGACTGCGAGGCAAAACTGTTGCAGGCCATGGCGGCCGGATTCGCGGAGCGCGGCCTGCTGGTGCTGCGGTACAACCTCCCGTTCCGGCAGCGGCAGCCGTCGGGCCCGCCCAACCGGGCGCGCGCGGCCGCCGACCGCGACGGCATCGTCGCGGCCGCCGACGCGATCCGCGCACTCGCCGACGGCCCGATGATCCTGGCCGGACACTCGTACGGCGGCCGCCAGTCCACGATGCTGGCCGCGGAACGCCCCGAGGTCGCGGACGGGCTTGTGCTGCTGTCGTATCCGCTGCACTCACCGGGCAAACCGGAGAAGCAGCGCACCGAACACCTGCCGCAACTGCGCACGCCGTCGCTGTTCGTGCACGGCGACCGGGACCCGTTCGGCACCCCCGACGAGGTGCGCGCCGCCCTGGAACTGATCCCCGCCGAGCACCCCCTGCTGTTGATCGAGGGCGGCCGGCACGGGCTCGACCCCGACCGCGCCGACGTGGTGGCACGGACCGTCACCGCCGCCACCGAACTGTTCGCGCTGCCCGCCGTGCGCTGA
- a CDS encoding SDR family oxidoreductase — MQRPRVLVTGATGYIGGRLAPRLLAAGYDVRVLVRSPEKLRDVPWAKQVEIVRGDLGDPDSLTAATADMDVVYFLVHSMGTSTEFVETERIGASNLAAAAKASGVRRIVYLGGLHPEGTELSPHMRSRAQVGRILVDSGIPTMVLQAGVVIGSGSASFEMIRHLTNRLPVMTTPRWVNNRIQPIAVRDVLYYLVAAAEAPLPGSRTFDIGGPDVLTYGDMMKVYADVAGLRRRRVLVLPVLTPRLAGLWIGLVTPIPSSLGRALIESLHNDAVAANRDIDDVIPPPKEGLTPYRQAVRLALRRIRSGEVETNWASASPVGAPSDPLPSDPNWAGEAVYTDERGAGCDADADTLWRVLESIGGENGWYSFPLAWVIRGWLDRLVGGVGLTRGRRDARRLNTGDPLDFWRVEQIDRGSLLRLRAEMRTPGGAWLEWRVHPDGPHRSRLEQRAIFFPKGLAGRLYWYSILPFHGIIFKGMLTNITGAAAREYAATG, encoded by the coding sequence GTGCAGCGACCACGGGTGCTGGTCACCGGGGCCACCGGGTACATCGGTGGCCGTCTCGCCCCGCGCCTGCTCGCGGCCGGGTACGACGTGCGGGTGCTGGTGCGGTCCCCGGAGAAACTGCGGGACGTGCCGTGGGCGAAGCAGGTCGAGATCGTCCGCGGCGATCTGGGCGATCCGGACTCGCTGACGGCGGCCACCGCCGACATGGACGTCGTGTACTTCCTCGTCCACTCGATGGGGACGTCGACGGAGTTCGTGGAGACCGAACGGATCGGGGCGTCCAACCTGGCGGCCGCGGCGAAGGCGAGCGGCGTCCGCCGCATCGTCTACCTCGGGGGACTGCACCCCGAGGGCACCGAACTCTCGCCGCACATGCGCTCGCGCGCGCAGGTCGGCCGCATCCTCGTGGACTCCGGGATCCCGACGATGGTGCTGCAGGCCGGGGTCGTCATCGGGTCCGGATCGGCATCGTTCGAGATGATCCGGCACCTGACGAATCGGCTGCCGGTGATGACCACGCCCCGGTGGGTGAACAACCGGATCCAGCCGATCGCGGTGCGCGACGTCCTCTACTACCTGGTGGCGGCGGCCGAGGCCCCGCTGCCGGGCAGTCGCACCTTCGACATCGGTGGCCCCGACGTCCTGACGTACGGCGACATGATGAAGGTGTACGCCGACGTGGCGGGGCTGCGGCGTCGCCGCGTCCTGGTGCTGCCGGTGCTCACCCCGCGGCTGGCGGGACTGTGGATCGGGCTGGTGACGCCCATCCCGAGTTCGCTGGGGCGGGCGCTCATCGAGTCGCTCCACAACGACGCCGTCGCCGCGAACCGCGACATCGACGACGTGATCCCGCCGCCGAAGGAGGGGCTGACGCCGTACCGGCAGGCCGTCCGGCTGGCGCTGCGCCGTATACGGAGCGGCGAGGTGGAGACCAACTGGGCCAGCGCGTCGCCGGTGGGTGCGCCGTCGGATCCGCTTCCGTCCGACCCGAACTGGGCGGGGGAGGCGGTGTACACCGACGAGCGCGGCGCCGGCTGCGACGCGGACGCAGACACGTTGTGGCGGGTGCTCGAGAGCATCGGCGGCGAGAACGGCTGGTACTCGTTCCCGCTCGCGTGGGTGATCCGCGGCTGGCTGGACCGGCTCGTCGGCGGGGTCGGGCTCACCCGCGGGCGACGCGACGCCCGCCGCCTGAACACCGGTGACCCCCTGGACTTCTGGCGCGTCGAGCAGATCGACCGCGGCTCGCTGCTGCGGTTGCGCGCGGAGATGCGGACGCCGGGCGGTGCCTGGCTGGAATGGCGAGTGCACCCGGACGGCCCGCACCGCTCCCGGCTCGAGCAGCGCGCCATCTTCTTCCCGAAAGGTCTTGCGGGACGGCTCTACTGGTACTCGATCCTGCCGTTCCACGGGATCATCTTCAAGGGCATGCTCACCAACATCACCGGCGCCGCGGCGCGGGAGTACGCCGCGACCGGTTGA
- a CDS encoding mycofactocin-coupled SDR family oxidoreductase encodes MGQLEGRTAFVTGAARGQGRAHALALAAEGADVFGIDICADVATVPYPLAAVADLDETRRLVEQHGVRCRTAVVDVRERAAVDAAVATAIAEFGKIDICVANAGVCAFAKTWDLTDDMWDAVVDTNLTGVFKTLRAVAPHMIERGYGRIVATSSMGGRAGIPNLAHYVSAKWGVIGLVKTLALELARYGITVNAVCPGSVDTPMVHNEAFYGLFAPDVENPTRETVESRYAGITPMRVPWVAPEDIAHAVLYLVSEQARYVTGTSLDVSAGSSALMP; translated from the coding sequence ATGGGGCAACTCGAAGGGCGGACCGCATTCGTGACCGGCGCCGCGCGGGGCCAGGGCCGCGCGCACGCTCTCGCGCTCGCCGCGGAGGGCGCGGACGTTTTCGGCATCGACATCTGCGCCGACGTCGCGACGGTGCCGTACCCGCTGGCCGCCGTCGCGGACCTCGACGAGACGCGGCGGCTGGTGGAGCAGCACGGCGTGCGCTGCCGAACCGCAGTCGTGGACGTGCGCGAGCGCGCGGCGGTGGACGCGGCCGTCGCGACCGCGATCGCGGAGTTCGGCAAGATCGACATCTGCGTCGCGAACGCCGGTGTGTGCGCGTTCGCGAAGACGTGGGACCTGACGGACGACATGTGGGACGCCGTCGTCGACACCAACCTCACCGGCGTGTTCAAGACGCTGCGTGCGGTGGCCCCGCACATGATCGAACGGGGTTACGGACGCATCGTCGCGACGTCGTCGATGGGCGGGCGCGCCGGCATCCCGAACCTCGCCCACTACGTGTCCGCGAAGTGGGGCGTGATCGGCCTCGTGAAGACGCTCGCGCTCGAACTCGCCCGATACGGGATCACCGTCAACGCCGTCTGTCCGGGCTCGGTCGACACCCCGATGGTTCACAACGAGGCCTTCTACGGGCTGTTCGCCCCGGATGTCGAGAATCCGACGCGGGAGACCGTCGAGTCCCGGTACGCCGGTATCACCCCGATGCGCGTGCCGTGGGTGGCGCCGGAGGACATCGCGCACGCGGTGCTGTACCTGGTCTCGGAACAGGCGCGGTACGTCACCGGCACGTCGCTCGACGTCAGTGCGGGCAGCTCGGCGCTGATGCCCTGA